The Dysidea avara chromosome 13, odDysAvar1.4, whole genome shotgun sequence genome includes a region encoding these proteins:
- the LOC136242263 gene encoding uncharacterized protein codes for MFIQQTHKKLHHAGVSATVTALRQVFWIPTIRQRVKKQLRQCVTCKRLMGKPYQAPDPPPLPRMRVEASQPFKVTGVDFTVALYVRDTTGERKVYICLFTCACTRAVHLEIVHDLTVDSFLLAFRRFSSRKSLPTQMLSDNASTYLAAVEEIKQLFESDDLKEALGRQHVTWSFIPKRAPWYGGFWERLIGLTKQAVKKTLGRTFVSLQVLETVVVEIESMLNDRPLMCLPIFLTLNLLPRLTSCTAEE; via the coding sequence atgtttatacaacaaaCACACAAGAAGCTTCACCATGCTGGAGTCAGTGCCACCGTAACCGCGTTGAGACAAGTCTTCTGGATTCCGACTATTCGACAACGTGTCAAGAAGCAGCTACGCCAGTGTGTGACATGCAAGAGACTCATGGGTAAACCTTACCAAGCTCCAGATCCTCCACCGTTACCAAGAATGCGTGTAGAAGCATCTCAGCCATTTAAAGTCACAGGAGTTGACTTCACTGTGGCACTGTATGTAAGAGACACAACAGGAGAGAGGAAGGTTTACATATGCTTGTTTACCTGCGCCTGTACTAGGGCAGTTCATTTAGAAATTGTACATGACTTAACTGTGGATAGTTTTTTACTTGCTTTTCGTAGATTCTCAAGCCGAAAGTCACTCCCAACACAGATGCTATCTGACAATGCCTCTACTTATCTTGCTGCTGTGGAGGAAATTAAGCAACTGTTTGAATCTGATGATCTGAAGGAAGCTTTGGGGCGTCAACATGTCACATGGAGTTTTATACCTAAACGGGCCCCATGGTATGGGGGGTTTTGGGAGCGCCTTATAGGCCTCACAAAGCAGGCAGTAAAGAAAACCCTAGGAAGAACGTTTGTATCACTGCAAGTTTTAGAGACGGTTGTTGTTGAGATTGAGAGCATGCTTAATGATCGACCACTTATGTGTCTACCGATATTTCTGACCCTGAACCTCTTACCCCGGCTCACCTCATGTACGGCAGAAGAATAG
- the LOC136242262 gene encoding uncharacterized protein: MEDLTRLQASRKAYKSHVTRLYNKIDDLFNSETDDYTITTLTTAVEQLSSKQTKIAELDERITTLIKEPEELTEAMIEAGELEDSIMDKIAKVKRFIELNKNSVKPHTLINPTTQPSTEMGPLLSNPHIQPMSSATTLSLEASPLLNSTYQTISTIVSSVPIPSIVSLATQPTASSNATVTTVPLTTPLLLPSLVPATNTTASLNSLALPMLPVTTITSTTSLSSYSSITTPEQRSHVHASLQSANSRLPKLTLPTFSGDPLSWQTFWDSFNAAVHTNPALGGIQKFNYLKAQLQGDAARAIAGLPLTELNYQHSVALLEERFGQLHKLINAHMQVLLDMPNATASLTSLRLLYDTVATHTRALASLGKSKDSYGDIMVSVILKKLPAEIRRNLARGQANTEWTFDELTAAILKEIRVLESGYQPTDLHASSRSTAAFYVGSKSNPPGSHSGTKKSTACVFCKGPHPSHSCVTTDQQARIDIVKKENLCFNCLGHHKISQCTSRFRCKKCKKRHHTSLCSSETPRPNDNRSSNQGGASSDVQVVPVATAGLLTSALNSHSHNYTCLLKTAVAPVIAGSIKTQANILFDEGAQHSFISAELTTELCIQPTSTQGMALASFGTTTTSYQELGVATVEIETISGEVIPISVLVIPSIAAPIQSSINSSVRNMSYLQGLKLAHPVTSNHQFKISILIGTDYYWTFIQDHIVRGDGPTAQQSKLGYLLSGPVPSPLLESSLSVLLQLTSAVPTPEAPDLEQFWSVEAIGTTSDKSSDSSFLQTYQDTCVYQSPTGMYVVRFPWKEDRPFLPSNFAICQKRTTHLLNKLRGTPQLLKIYDEIILEQERRGFIERINDHSTNNTHYLPHRPVKKDSTTTPIRIVYDCSCREHSNSPSLNDCLMVGLPFLNNLCAILLRFRNHNYALSTDIEKALLHVQLHNDDRNFTRFLWPKLPDKPDSKFQAYRFAVVPFGSCSSPFMLAAVLNLHLNNMPSPIADDMKEDLYVDNILSGCDTEEEVVQYYTQARTIMVKAKFNLRSWSSNSQQLQELVAKEKTGDPSTTVGILGLQWNIATDTLSLSPKKLSTNTSLLTKRDVLQTSSQIYDPLGWATPITIKAKILLQDIWQSKLSWDEPLPTDIRDRWIGILADLFELPKLTVPRPYFTPFNQRYNTCNMYVFSDANTKAYGTVVYLCQQGKVCLVMSKSRVAPTKTVTLPKLELMAAVMASRLANFVKSSLHSYNLSTNTHLWTDSQIVLYWIYKQTSSKPFINHRVTEIVNSFPPKMWSFTPTSDNPADLLTRGISAQQLFSSQLWLHGPCWLPSESEWPKWLPTGILHINIAEAEEEVEVTTPEDDASITTGISNVVTITRHSNIYKLLAVTAYVLRFTHNLSRQHTRLSGPLSASELQAAKKLWISSSQHSCFKEELSYLMKRSKHHCPTLVKQLRLFLDKSNLI, translated from the coding sequence ATGGAGGACCTAACACGCCTTCAAGCTTCCCGGAAGGCCTACAAGTCACACGTCACGAGGCTCTACAATAAGATTGACGACTTGTTTAACTCTGAGACCGACGATTATACTATCACAACCTTGACTACTGCCGTCGAACAACTGAGCAGCAAACAGACTAAGATCGCTGAGCTAGATGAACGGATCACCACGCTGATTAAGGAACCTGAGGAACTCACTGAGGCTATGATCGAAGCTGGAGAACTCGAGGACTCAATCATGGATAAGATTGCTAAGGTGAAGAGGTTTATAGAGCTAAATAAGAACAGTGTAAAGCCACATACATTGATAAACCCCACCACTCAACCATCAACTGAGATGGGTCCATTACTATCAAATCCACACATACAGCCTATGAGCTCAGCCACTACACTATCACTAGAAGCTAGTCCACTGTTAAACTCTACATACCAGACTATATCAACCATTGTTAGTAGTGTCCCAATACCATCCATTGTTAGTCTAGCAACTCAACCAACAGCCAGCAGCAATGCCACAGTCACAACAGTGCCACTCACTACCCCGCTGCTGTTACCTTCTCTAGTGCCTGCTACAAACACCACAGCAAGTCTTAATTCTTTAGCACTTCCAATGTTACCAGTGACCACTATTACAAGTACAACAAGCCTTTCGAGTTATAGCTCTATTACCACCCCAGAACAGAGAAGCCATGTACATGCCTCCTTACAATCAGCTAACAGTCGTCTCCCTAAGCTCACATTGCCTACTTTCTCTGGAGACCCCTTAAGCTGGCAAACTTTCTGGGACTCATTCAATGCAGCAGTGCACACAAATCCTGCCTTAGGTGGTATACAAAAGTTTAACTACTTGAAGGCCCAGTTACAAGGAGACGCTGCAAGAGCCATAGCAGGTCTTCCACTCACAGAGCTGAACTACCAGCATTCAGTTGCACTACTTGAAGAGAGATTTGGACAACTCCACAAACTGATCAATGCACACATGCAAGTCTTGTTAGATATGCCTAATGCTACTGCAAGCCTTACCAGTCTCCGTCTGCTTTATGACACAGTTGCAACACACACAAGGGCACTTGCTTCTTTGGGGAAGTCGAAGGACTCGTATGGTGATATAATGGTGTCAGTTATATTGAAGAAGCTCCCTGCAGAGATTAGAAGAAATCTTGCACGAGGACAGGCAAATACTGAGTGGACGTTTGATGAGTTGACAGCAGCTATTTTGAAGGAGATCAGAGTTCTCGAATCTGGTTACCAACCAACAGATTTACATGCTTCCTCCAGAAGCACAGCGGCATTTTATGTTGGATCCAAGAGCAATCCCCCAGGTTCTCACTCAGGTACTAAGAAAAGTACAGCTTGTGTCTTTTGTAAGGGCCCACATCCTTCACACTCCTGTGTTACAACAGATCAGCAAGCACGGATTGACATAGTTAAGAAGGAAAACTTGTGCTTTAACTGTTTGGGCCATCATAAGATCTCTCAATGCACATCCAGATTTCGCTGCAAGAAATGCAAGAAACGACATCACACAAGTCTGTGCAGCAGTGAGACACCTAGACCCAATGACAACAGAAGCAGTAACCAAGGTGGTGCATCATCTGATGTTCAAGTTGTCCCTGTCGCAACAGCTGGTCTGCTTACTTCAGCACTTAATAGTCACTCCCACAACTATACTTGTTTATTGAAGACAGCTGTTGCCCCTGTTATTGCTGGCTCCATCAAGACACAGGCCAACATTTTATTCGATGAAGGAGCTCAACACTCATTTATTTCTGCTGAACTTACCACTGAACTGTGCATTCAGCCGACTTCAACACAAGGAATGGCACTAGCATCCTTTGGCACTACTACAACTTCATACCAAGAGCTTGGTGTGGCAACTGTAGAGATTGAGACGATATCCGGTGAAGTTATTCCAATATCAGTTCTGGTTATACCATCCATAGCAGCTCCTATTCAAAGCTCAATCAACTCTTCGGTCAGAAACATGTCGTATTTACAAGGTCTCAAGTTGGCACACCCAGTAACCTCCAACCATCAATTCAAGATTTCCATCCTCATTGGGACCGACTATTATTGGACATTTATCCAAGATCACATAGTCAGAGGAGACGGTCCCACAGCTCAGCAATCCAAGCTGGGCTATTTGCTGTCAGGACCAGTACCTTCTCCACTTCTAGAATCATCATTGTCAGTTCTTTTACAACTCACTTCAGCAGTACCTACTCCAGAAGCACCAGATCTAGAACAATTCTGGTCAGTAGAAGCAATTGGCACTACCAGTGACAAATCATCTGACTCATCATTCCTACAGACATACCAAGATACTTGTGTTTATCAGTCACCCACAGGAATGTATGTAGTAAGATTCCCATGGAAGGAAGACAGACCATTCTTACCATCAAATTTTGCCATTTGTCAGAAGAGAACAACTCACCTGCTCAACAAGTTAAGGGGTACTCCACAACTCTTAAAGATCTATGATGAGATAATACTGGAACAAGAGAGACGTGGATTTATTGAGAGGATTAATGATCACAGTACCAACAATACACACTATTTACCACATCGCCCTGTGAAGAAGGATTCCACCACAACACCTATTCGTATCGTATACGACTGTAGCTGTAGAGAACATTCAAATTCTCCTAGTCTCAATGACTGTTTGATGGTGGGGCTTCCATTCCTTAATAACCTTTGTGCCATCTTACTCAGATTCCGTAATCATAATTATGCACTTTCTACAGACATCGAGAAGGCCCTTTTACATGTTCAGTTGCATAATGATGATCGGAACTTTACTCGCTTCCTATGGCCAAAGCTACCAGATAAACCAGACAGCAAGTTTCAGGCGTACCGCTTTGCAGTTGTACCATTTGGCTCCTGTAGTTCCCCCTTCATGCTTGCTGCTGTTCTTAATCTACATCTAAACAATATGCCTTCACCCATAGCTGATGATATGAAAGAGGATCTATACGTAGATAATATTTTGTCAGGCTGTGATACAGAGGAGGAAGTAGTACAGTACTACACTCAAGCTAGAACAATCATGGTTAAGGCAAAGTTTAATCTGCGGTCGTGGTCCTCTAACAGTCAACAGCTCCAAGAACTTGTAGCCAAAGAGAAGACAGGAGATCCTAGCACAACAGTTGGAATTTTGGGGTTACAGTGGAACATAGCAACTGATACTTTGTCGCTCTCCCCAAAGAAGCTGTCCACTAACACAAGTCTACTTACCAAGAGAGACGTGTTGCAAACATCCTCACAAATCTATGATCCTCTAGGATGGGCTACACCCATTACAATTAAGGCCAAGATACTACTTCAAGATATTTGGCAAAGCAAGCTCTCTTGGGATGAGCCTCTACCAACTGATATCAGAGACAGATGGATCGGTATTCTTGCTGACTTGTTTGAGTTACCCAAGCTAACAGTACCAAGACCCTACTTCACACCATTTAATCAGAGGTACAATACTTGTAACATGTATGTGTTTTCAGATGCCAACACCAAAGCTTATGGCACAGTAGTGTACTTATGTCAGCAGGGCAAGGTCTGTTTAGTGATGTCCAAGAGCCGAGTTGCACCTACCAAGACTGTTACACTACCCAAACTAGAGTTAATGGCTGCAGTAATGGCTTCTCGACTAGCTAACTTTGTCAAGTCTTCACTACATAGTTACAATTTATCTACCAATACTCACTTATGGACTGATAGCCAAATTGTGCTGTATTGGATTTACAAACAGACCAGTTCAAAGCCATTTATCAATCACCGTGTCACTGAAATTGTCAACTCCTTCCCACCTAAGATGTGGTCATTTACTCCAACATCAGACAACCCAGCTGACCTACTTACAAGAGGCATATCAGCCCAGCAGTTATTTTCTTCACAGTTGTGGCTTCACGGTCCCTGCTGGTTACCATCAGAATCTGAATGGCCCAAGTGGTTGCCAACAGGTATTCTACACATCAACATAGCAGAAGCTGAGGAGGAGGTAGAAGTGACTACACCAGAAGATGACGCCAGCATTACTACAGGTATTTCAAATGTTGTCACCATCACACGCCACAGTAACATCTACAAGTTGTTAGCTGTAACTGCATATGTTTTGAGGTTTACTCACAATTTGTCTCGACAACACACTAGACTAAGTGGACCCTTGAGTGCTTCTGAATTGCAGGCAGCTAAGAAGCTCTGGATCTCAAGTAGCCAACACTCATGTTTCAAGGAGGAACTCTCCTATTTGATGAAGAGGAGTAAGCACCATTGCCCTACGCTGGTTAAGCAGCTGAGATTGTTCCTTGACAAGAGTAACCTCATATGA